A window of Phenylobacterium sp. NIBR 498073 genomic DNA:
GGACGGCCGCAACCTGCGTCTGAACCTCAAGGGCGGCCTGCAGGCCCCCGTCTCCCGCGCCCGCGTCGGCCGCCTGCGCGAAGACGGCTGGCTCGCGGGCGGCCAGTAGCCCGATACGCGACGGCGGCGCCGTTGACGCGCTCGCCCCAGCATTGCAACGATCCAGCTTCACCACCAAAACTGGAGACCTCATGCGGGGCCCTGCGATCGTCCTGGCCGCCACTCTCGCCGCCTCGGCGAGCTCTGCTGCGCCCGCGCCCGGCCAGGCGCAAGCCGACAGCTTCGCCCGGCTCTATGTCGATGCGGTCAACAGCGACGCGGGCTTCGAGCGCTTCATGCTGCGCGACGCCGAGCCCGTACCCCGCGAGGCGATTCAAGGCTTTTTCAAAGACCAACGCTGGATCAGCGGCGGCGGCGTCGATCTGATCGGCGCCCGGATGCGGCCGGGCGATCCGCGGCTGGTCGAGATCGCAGTGCGCAACCGCATCTATGGCGGCGTGCAGGGCGTCGAGCTGAGGCTCGACTCCGCCGCGACCCCGCGCGTCGCGGCCTTCGAGCCCACCCCGGCCCCGGCCTGGGCCCTCCCGCGGGCCAAGCCTCTGAGTCAGGCCGAATTCACGGCCCGGGCCTCGGGGCTGATCGACAAGGGCTGCGCGGCCGGCGTGTTCTCCGGCGCCGTCCTGATCGCCGCCGGCGAGAAGGTGCTGGTCGAGAAGGCCTGCGGCGAAGCCAGCCGCCGCTACCATGTCGCCAACACCACCTCGACCCGCTTCAACATCGGCTCGATGGACAAGATGTTCACGGTCGTGGCGGCGATGCAGCTGGTCGAGGCCGGCAAGCTCTCGCCGGACGCCACGCTCGACCGCTACCTCGACGCATCCTGGCTGGCGCCCGAGATCGCCCGCCAGGTCACCGTCTGGCAACTCATGACCCACACCAGCGGCCTGGTCCCGGACGTCGCCGATGAACTCGACACCAAGCCCCGCTTCCGCCTGCGCGAACTGGACCATTTCAAGCCGCTGGTCCGCGACTCGCGGCTCGCAACCAAGCCCGGCGAGACGTTCAACTACAGCAACACCGGCATGTTGCTGCTCGGCGCGGTGATCGCCCAGGCGTCGGGCGAGGACTACTACGCCTATGTCCAGCGCCACATCTTCGCGCCGGCCGGCATGACCGCGACCGCCAGCGACCTCATCGACGATCCGGTCGAGAATATCGCCATCGGCTATACCCGTGTCCCGGGCAGCGCCTACGGCTGGCGCGAGAACTCGATCCGCATCATGCGCCGCGGCATCCCGGCCGGCGGCGGGTACTCCACCGTCGGCGACCTCCACCGCTTCGCCCTGGCGCTGCAGTCGAACAAGCTGATCTCCCAGGCGTCCCTGCAACGCCTGTGGGCTGACGAAGATCGCGACAACTACGCCGCCGGGTTCGAGATCGGCCACGGCGCGGTCGGCGCCGCCGCCGGCCACTCCGGCCTCGACGCCGGCGTCAGCACCCGCATGCGGCTCTACCTGGATCGCGGCTACGTCGCCGTGCTGCTCGCCAACATCGACCGCGCCGCGCCGCCGCTGCTCGACGCCATCGAGGGCGAACTGGTCCGCGCGCCCACAGCGGCGCGATAACCTCCACCGTGTCATCCCGGTTTGCGCAGCAAGATCGCCGGATGGATCAGATCTCAGCCCGGCCGCGCCCCGCGAGCGTCCCCAGACAAGCGCTACACGCTTGCCGGACACCAAAGCCATGACGTCGTTCCCGCGTTGGCGAATGGCTGGCGGACGCGTCGAGGTCCTTTAGGATTATAAGATCGGCTCGAAGGAGATTCGTTCGTGGGGTTAATTCAACGCGACTGCCCGCACTGCCTTACGGCGCGTGTCGCCTTTAGCATTCCATACAGTTACTCCCGCAACGCCGAACAACATGAATTTGGCGCGATTGGCGTCTGCGCCGGCTGTCACAAGCCAATCTCATTTTTGGCCTCGAATAGAGTCAACGGCCTGTCACCCCAGCAGTTCAGCGGGAACATTGAGCCGACCATGAGTGTGCTTGATGTGTGGCCTTGCACGATCGCTTCCGAGGCTCCCCCGCACACTCCGCCAGCGGTCGCCAAGCGTTTCGTCGAGGGGGAAGACGCTTACCTGCGAGGCAGCTGGAACGCGGCCGTGGCGATGTATCGGTCTGCCCTCGACATTGCCACGAAGGCGGTGGATGGAATTCCGCGGGGAACTTTCTATGCCCGCCTGCAATGGTTGCACGAGCACCGGCTCATCACGCCCGACATGAAAGACTGGGCAGACCATGTCCGGGTCGAGGGCAACGATGCGCTTCACGATCCCGACGAGTTCACTGAGGATGACGCCAAGCCTCTTCGCCTCTTCAGCGAGATGTTCCTGCGCTACATGTTCGAATTGCCGGGGGAGGTCGCGGCGTTCCGCGGACGTACGGCTGAGGTTGCGGAGACCGCGGCGCAGTAAGGGTCAAGCGCATTGGCCTGAACCTTGGGGATCAGCCTGCTCTGATGGGGCAGGCGTCGCCTAAGCAGTATCCCTACTCGGCCGGGTCCGTCTCCACCCCCGGCCCCAGGAACTCCGTCACCGCCTCGATGACCTCGACCAGGCCCAGCCGGTCGACGCGCACGCCTTCGGGCAGGCCGGAGAACAGCCGCGTCGGGGCGGCGGCGTCCAGCATCACGAACACGCCCTTGTCGTCGGCGCGGCGGATCAGCCGGCCGAAGGCTTGGCTGATACGGGCGCGGGCGACGTTGTCGTCATAGACCTTGCCGCCGAACCGGGCGCGGCGGGCCTTGTGCAGGATGTCGGGCCGCGGCCACGGCACCCGGTCGAAAGCCAGCAGCCGCAGCGAACGGCCGGGCACGTCGACCCCGTCGCGCACCGCATCGGTGCCCAACAGGCAGGAGTCTTCCTCAGCCCGGAAGATGTCGACCAGCGCGCCGACCTCCAGCGGATCGACGTGCTGGGCGTAGAGCGCCAGCCCCTTGTCGGCCAACGGCGCGGCGATCCGCTCGTGCACCGCGCGCAGCCGCCGGATGGCGGTGAACAGGCCCAAGCCCCCGCCGCCGGCCGCCAGGAACAACTCGCGCATCGCCGCGGCCACCTGGCGCGGGTCGTCGCGGCCGATGTCGGTGACCACATAGGCCCGGGCGTTGGCGGCATAGTCGAACGGCGAGGCCAGCTTCAGGGTCTTGGGCCGGTCGGGCAGCCGCGCGGCGCCCGTGCGCATCTCGGCCAGGGCGAACGGGTCGTCCAGGGTCGGGTCGGTCAGAGTGGCGCTGGTCACCAGCACCCCATGCGCCGGAGCGATGACCGCGTTGGTCAGCGGTTCGGTCGGGTCGACCCAGTGGCGGCGGCAGGCGGCGTCCACCACCCGACCATAGAGGAACGTCGCGTCGAACCAGTCGACGAAGTCCGGGTCGTCCTCGGCGTCCTCGTCGATCGCCCTCAGCATCGAGCGCCAGGCCGGCAGCAGCATGCGGCAACGGCGGTCCAGGCCGCGCAGCGCCCCTTCGAACTGGCCGCGGTCGCTGGTGACGATCTGGCTGGCCTCTTCGTCCAGCAGATCTTCCAGGTGCCGCGCCAGGGCCAGCAGCGGAGCCTCGATCTTGGCCAGCGCCGCGGCGGCCTCGCGGGCGGTGGCCCGCACCAGGTCCAGGGCCGGGCGGGCGGCGCACTCCATGCCGACGTCGGACGGCGCGGCCCGCGCCCGCAGCTGTTCGATCACCGCCACCAGGAAGGACTCGATCGGCCCGATCGGGTTGACCTCGCCGTTCGGCGGCGCGATCCGACCCGACCAGCCCTCGCCCGGCAGGGCGGCGGCGGCCTGGATGGCCGAGATCAGCGCCTCGCGCGCATCCTCGCGGTCGCCCAGCATGTCCATCAGCCGCGCTTCCAGCCCGCGGCCGCGACGACCGCGGCCTTCCGGCCCGCGGATCCAGCGGCGCAGCTCGGCGGTCTCCTGCCCCGACAGCGCCGCGGCGAAGGCCGCGTCCGCGGCGTCGAACAGGTGGTGGCCCTCGTCGAAGACGATGCGCTTGAGCTGGGTGGTCTCGCCGTCGGCCTTGGAGCCGCGCGCCGCACGGGCGCCGTCGAACGCCGCCTGGGTCAGCACCAGGGCGTGGTTGGCGATCACCAGGTCGGCCTTGCGCGAACCACGGATCGCCTTCTCGACGAAGCAGGCCCGATAATGCTGGCAGCCGGTGTGCACGCACTCGCCGCGCCGGTCGACCAGGTTGGCGGCGCTCGCCTGACCCGCGGCCGGGACCGCGAACAGGGTCGGCAGCCAGGCCGGGAAGTCGCCGCCGGTCATGTCGCCGTCGCGGGTGGCCCGCGCCCAGCGCGCGGTCAGCGCCATGCCGATCAGGTCGGCCCCGCCGAGCTGGGCGGTGTTGGCCAGGTCCTGGAAGTTCAGCAGGCAGAGGTAGTTCTCGCGCCCCTTGCGCACGACCGCCTTCTTGGCGCGCACCTTGGGGTCGGGAAAGATCGAGTGGCTCTCGCGCTCGATCTGCCGCTGCAGCGCGCGGGTGTAGGTCGAGACCCAGACCGACGGGCCGTTGGCCTCGGCCCACAGCGAGGCCGGCGCCAAATAGCCGAGGGTCTTGCCGACCCCGGTCCCAGCCTCGGCCAGCATCATCCGCGGCTCGCCCTCGCGCTCGCGCGGGGCGAAGGCGAAGGCCGCCTCCTGGGCGTACTCGGCCTGGGCCGGCCGGGTTTCATCCAGGCCCGAGCGTTGCAGCAGCTCGGCCAGCCGCTGGCCGGCGTCCTCCGGGACGACGGGCCGCGAACTGGCCTCGCCGGGCGGCGCTTGGTCCTCCCACTCGGCGATGCGGGTCCAGACGTCCATGCCCGAGGTGCGGAACTGGTTGCCGACCGGAGCCGATCGCAGGGCCGCGACCACCGAGGGCCCCC
This region includes:
- a CDS encoding serine hydrolase domain-containing protein; translation: MRGPAIVLAATLAASASSAAPAPGQAQADSFARLYVDAVNSDAGFERFMLRDAEPVPREAIQGFFKDQRWISGGGVDLIGARMRPGDPRLVEIAVRNRIYGGVQGVELRLDSAATPRVAAFEPTPAPAWALPRAKPLSQAEFTARASGLIDKGCAAGVFSGAVLIAAGEKVLVEKACGEASRRYHVANTTSTRFNIGSMDKMFTVVAAMQLVEAGKLSPDATLDRYLDASWLAPEIARQVTVWQLMTHTSGLVPDVADELDTKPRFRLRELDHFKPLVRDSRLATKPGETFNYSNTGMLLLGAVIAQASGEDYYAYVQRHIFAPAGMTATASDLIDDPVENIAIGYTRVPGSAYGWRENSIRIMRRGIPAGGGYSTVGDLHRFALALQSNKLISQASLQRLWADEDRDNYAAGFEIGHGAVGAAAGHSGLDAGVSTRMRLYLDRGYVAVLLANIDRAAPPLLDAIEGELVRAPTAAR
- a CDS encoding DUF4145 domain-containing protein; this translates as MSVLDVWPCTIASEAPPHTPPAVAKRFVEGEDAYLRGSWNAAVAMYRSALDIATKAVDGIPRGTFYARLQWLHEHRLITPDMKDWADHVRVEGNDALHDPDEFTEDDAKPLRLFSEMFLRYMFELPGEVAAFRGRTAEVAETAAQ
- a CDS encoding ATP-dependent DNA helicase translates to MNAPAPSLDLAPALVVLPGPRGGVADATGGQAIRAPDARDLLQRGPVLVAHASMTARRLGLNAPPRMPGLFDALELYAFARPATFCAPSAVGLALALGQPEPKGAQAQAEALRAACTQLLNEIAASPQPSREEALALAETMMRAGWAWGPSVVAALRSAPVGNQFRTSGMDVWTRIAEWEDQAPPGEASSRPVVPEDAGQRLAELLQRSGLDETRPAQAEYAQEAAFAFAPREREGEPRMMLAEAGTGVGKTLGYLAPASLWAEANGPSVWVSTYTRALQRQIERESHSIFPDPKVRAKKAVVRKGRENYLCLLNFQDLANTAQLGGADLIGMALTARWARATRDGDMTGGDFPAWLPTLFAVPAAGQASAANLVDRRGECVHTGCQHYRACFVEKAIRGSRKADLVIANHALVLTQAAFDGARAARGSKADGETTQLKRIVFDEGHHLFDAADAAFAAALSGQETAELRRWIRGPEGRGRRGRGLEARLMDMLGDREDAREALISAIQAAAALPGEGWSGRIAPPNGEVNPIGPIESFLVAVIEQLRARAAPSDVGMECAARPALDLVRATAREAAAALAKIEAPLLALARHLEDLLDEEASQIVTSDRGQFEGALRGLDRRCRMLLPAWRSMLRAIDEDAEDDPDFVDWFDATFLYGRVVDAACRRHWVDPTEPLTNAVIAPAHGVLVTSATLTDPTLDDPFALAEMRTGAARLPDRPKTLKLASPFDYAANARAYVVTDIGRDDPRQVAAAMRELFLAAGGGGLGLFTAIRRLRAVHERIAAPLADKGLALYAQHVDPLEVGALVDIFRAEEDSCLLGTDAVRDGVDVPGRSLRLLAFDRVPWPRPDILHKARRARFGGKVYDDNVARARISQAFGRLIRRADDKGVFVMLDAAAPTRLFSGLPEGVRVDRLGLVEVIEAVTEFLGPGVETDPAE